One window of the Candidatus Zixiibacteriota bacterium genome contains the following:
- the nuoN gene encoding NADH-quinone oxidoreductase subunit N, translating to MDLRLATIDFGLIAPEIIVTATAMIILLAGNFIRNRAILAYFGLLGLAAALIISLPRWGNPASGFYGMVVADNFAVFFKAIFIIAAGLTLLMARRYLAARGIERPEFYALLLFSAVGMMVMAATSDLIVIFLGLEIMSVPLYVMAAFARHEKESNEAGIKYFIMGAFASGILIYGIALVYGATGTTDLRRILADLGFFEMHSQLFLYTGAILVLIGFGFKIAAVPFHMWVPDVYQGAPTPVTAFFSVAPKAAGFAALLRIFTFGFAGLNDISSILWILAVFTMTTGNILAIFQNNIKRMLAYSSIAHAGYVLVALTAGGEGAVSSAAYYLLAYTFFNLGAFAVVTIIDSRSGSTAQIDEMKGLSGRHPFLAASLALFMFALAGFPPTAGFMGKFYIFSEAIKNGYIWLAIIGVMNSFVSVYYYLRVVVVSFFAKPEQEFESLSFNPAILAVLIITAAGTLLLGILPGYWLSLARAGIFQFL from the coding sequence ATGGATTTAAGATTGGCAACAATTGATTTTGGCTTGATCGCGCCGGAGATAATTGTGACCGCGACGGCCATGATAATACTCCTGGCGGGTAATTTTATCCGCAATCGGGCGATATTAGCCTATTTCGGCTTGCTCGGACTGGCGGCCGCGCTCATAATTTCGCTACCCCGCTGGGGCAATCCGGCCTCGGGCTTCTATGGAATGGTGGTGGCGGACAATTTTGCCGTGTTCTTTAAGGCTATTTTTATAATTGCGGCCGGTTTGACACTTCTGATGGCCCGACGGTACCTGGCGGCACGCGGAATTGAGCGGCCGGAATTTTATGCCTTACTGCTGTTTTCGGCGGTCGGCATGATGGTCATGGCGGCGACATCCGATTTGATTGTAATTTTTCTCGGATTGGAAATTATGTCGGTGCCGTTGTATGTTATGGCGGCCTTTGCCCGGCATGAGAAGGAGTCCAATGAGGCGGGGATCAAGTATTTCATTATGGGAGCTTTTGCGAGCGGCATTTTGATCTATGGTATTGCTCTGGTCTATGGCGCCACGGGAACCACGGATCTCCGGCGGATATTGGCCGATCTGGGCTTTTTTGAAATGCACTCGCAATTGTTCTTGTATACCGGGGCCATTCTGGTCTTGATCGGTTTCGGATTCAAAATTGCGGCAGTGCCTTTTCATATGTGGGTTCCCGATGTCTATCAAGGTGCACCGACTCCCGTCACGGCCTTCTTTTCGGTGGCCCCCAAGGCGGCCGGATTTGCGGCCCTGTTGAGGATTTTTACTTTCGGCTTCGCCGGTTTAAATGATATATCGTCAATTCTGTGGATATTGGCGGTCTTTACCATGACGACTGGAAATATTTTGGCGATATTTCAGAATAATATAAAGCGGATGCTGGCGTATTCTTCGATTGCACACGCGGGGTATGTTCTGGTGGCGCTGACCGCCGGAGGCGAGGGAGCGGTGTCATCGGCGGCCTATTATCTTTTGGCATATACATTCTTCAATCTGGGCGCTTTCGCAGTCGTGACAATAATTGATAGCCGCAGCGGAAGCACCGCACAAATTGATGAAATGAAGGGGCTATCGGGACGCCATCCATTCCTGGCGGCATCATTGGCGCTCTTCATGTTCGCCCTTGCCGGTTTTCCTCCGACGGCGGGATTTATGGGGAAATTCTATATATTCTCCGAAGCGATTAAAAACGGGTATATCTGGCTGGCAATAATCGGAGTGATGAACAGTTTTGTCTCGGTATATTACTATTTAAGAGTCGTGGTGGTGTCGTTCTTTGCAAAGCCGGAGCAAGAGTTCGAATCATTATCATTTAATCCGGCTATACTCGCAGTATTGATTATAACAGCTGCCGGCA